The proteins below come from a single Leifsonia sp. 1010 genomic window:
- the hemB gene encoding porphobilinogen synthase produces MRRLTAETRLHPAELILPLFVREGATEAVPIASMPGVSQHSLDSLKRVANEAAEAGVGGLMLFGVPEERDAIGSGATDPDGILNIATRVLADEVGDALVVQTDLCLDEFTDHGHCGVLDARGHVDNDATLVRYRDMAVAQAEAGSQLLGLSGMMDGQVAAVREALDETGHTDVVILAYAAKYASGFYGPFREAVDSQLSGDRRAYQQDPANRREGLREARLDLEEGADILMVKPALSYLDVLSDVAAISDVPVWAYQVSGEYAMVEAAAANGWIDRDRIIEETLIGARRAGADAIMTYWATEVAGWLR; encoded by the coding sequence ATGCGCCGGCTGACCGCCGAGACCCGCCTCCACCCCGCCGAGCTGATCCTCCCGCTCTTCGTCCGCGAGGGCGCCACCGAGGCCGTTCCGATCGCCTCGATGCCCGGCGTCTCCCAGCACAGCCTCGACTCGCTGAAGCGCGTCGCGAACGAGGCGGCGGAGGCCGGCGTCGGCGGTCTGATGCTCTTCGGAGTTCCGGAGGAGCGCGACGCCATCGGCTCCGGAGCGACCGATCCCGACGGCATCCTCAACATCGCGACGCGGGTGCTCGCCGACGAGGTGGGCGACGCGCTCGTGGTCCAGACCGACCTGTGCCTCGACGAGTTCACCGACCACGGCCACTGCGGGGTCCTGGATGCGCGCGGCCACGTCGACAACGACGCCACCCTCGTCCGCTACCGCGACATGGCGGTCGCGCAGGCGGAGGCCGGGTCGCAGCTCCTCGGCCTCAGCGGGATGATGGACGGCCAGGTCGCCGCCGTCCGCGAGGCCCTCGACGAGACCGGGCACACGGATGTCGTCATCCTGGCCTACGCGGCCAAGTACGCGTCCGGCTTCTACGGGCCGTTCCGCGAGGCCGTCGACTCGCAGCTCTCCGGCGACCGCCGCGCCTACCAGCAGGACCCGGCGAACCGTCGGGAGGGCCTGCGCGAAGCGCGGCTCGACCTGGAGGAGGGCGCCGACATCCTCATGGTGAAGCCCGCGCTCAGCTACCTCGACGTTCTCAGCGATGTCGCCGCGATCAGCGACGTCCCGGTCTGGGCGTACCAGGTGTCGGGGGAGTACGCGATGGTGGAGGCCGCGGCGGCCAACGGCTGGATCGACCGCGACCGGATCATCGAAGAGACGCTGATCGGTGCACGCCGCGCCGGCGCCGACGCGATCATGACCTACTGGGCGACGGAGGTGGCCGGGTGGCTGCGATGA
- a CDS encoding ABC transporter permease subunit, with product MTKAPETPAELAADLQDERIIRDEGLGGAVRAFGRRVRGGDLGSLPVVIGLVVIWVVFQILNPNFLSANNLVNLTLQCAAIGTISIGIVLVLLLGQIDLSVGSVSGVAAAILGVGFTQLHWPLWLTVIVAILAGSAIGLLYGFLFTRFGVPSFVITLAGLLGFLGLQLWILGANSSINIPYDSWIVKFAQQWFLPPWAAYALAVIAAGGMFFSDFRRNVRRRNAGLSEGSMTVVALKAALLLVGLCISVWYLSTDRGTGAMFLFFVVLVIVMNFLLTRTRWGRSVFAVGGSVEAARRAGIRVNRVFISVFILCSTFAAVGGLLAAARLASVGAGSGGTDTNLNAIAAAVIGGTSLFGGRGSAWSALLGILVIQSISNGLTLLNLDSSYRFMITGAVLLLAVIIDSLSRRSRASHGQA from the coding sequence ATGACAAAGGCACCAGAGACGCCGGCCGAACTGGCGGCGGACCTCCAGGACGAGCGGATCATCCGCGACGAAGGGCTCGGCGGAGCGGTCCGCGCCTTCGGACGCCGGGTGCGCGGCGGCGACCTCGGATCGCTGCCGGTCGTCATCGGACTCGTCGTGATCTGGGTCGTGTTCCAGATCCTCAACCCCAACTTCCTCAGCGCGAACAACCTGGTCAACCTGACCCTGCAGTGCGCCGCGATCGGCACGATCTCGATCGGCATCGTGCTGGTGCTGCTGCTCGGCCAGATCGACCTGTCGGTCGGGTCGGTGAGCGGTGTCGCCGCGGCCATCCTCGGCGTCGGCTTCACCCAGCTGCACTGGCCGCTGTGGCTCACCGTGATCGTCGCGATCCTCGCCGGTTCGGCGATCGGTCTGCTCTACGGCTTCCTGTTCACCCGGTTCGGCGTCCCGAGCTTCGTGATCACGCTGGCCGGTCTCCTCGGCTTCCTCGGCCTCCAGCTGTGGATCCTCGGCGCGAACAGCTCGATCAACATCCCCTACGACTCGTGGATCGTGAAGTTCGCGCAGCAGTGGTTCCTCCCGCCATGGGCGGCGTACGCCCTGGCGGTGATCGCGGCGGGCGGGATGTTCTTCTCCGATTTCCGGCGCAACGTCCGGCGCCGCAACGCCGGTCTGTCGGAGGGGTCGATGACGGTCGTCGCCCTCAAGGCGGCGCTGCTGCTCGTCGGGCTGTGCATCAGTGTTTGGTACCTGTCCACCGACCGCGGCACGGGCGCGATGTTCCTGTTCTTCGTCGTGCTCGTGATCGTGATGAACTTCCTGCTCACGCGCACCCGCTGGGGCCGCTCGGTCTTCGCGGTCGGCGGCTCGGTGGAGGCGGCACGTCGAGCCGGTATCCGCGTCAACCGCGTCTTCATCAGCGTGTTCATCCTGTGTTCGACGTTCGCGGCCGTCGGCGGCCTGCTCGCCGCCGCGCGCCTGGCGTCGGTAGGAGCGGGGTCGGGCGGAACCGACACCAATCTGAACGCGATCGCGGCGGCGGTGATCGGCGGGACGAGCCTGTTCGGTGGACGCGGCTCCGCGTGGTCGGCGCTGCTCGGCATCCTGGTCATCCAGTCGATCTCGAACGGTCTGACGCTCCTCAACCTGGACTCGTCGTACCGCTTCATGATCACCGGCGCCGTGCTGCTGCTCGCCGTGATCATCGACTCGCTGTCGCGGCGCTCGAGGGCGTCGCACGGCCAAGCCTAG
- the hemC gene encoding hydroxymethylbilane synthase, which translates to MTGTVTRVDGAAERREGVLRIGTRGSALAVAQTTAVAESIARATGLDVELVTVTTHGDTSRESLAQLGGTGVFATALRDALHAGEVDLVVHSLKDLPTAPAPGLVIGAVPKRADARDTLAAREGLTLETLPGGARVGTGSPRRVAQLKSQRPDLDVVDLRGNVDTRLRMVADGELDAVVLAAAGLSRLGRLDAVTDYFPLSLVPTAPGQGALALEVRAGDEKGRGPIARALSAVDHVTTHASVTAERHVLAGLEAGCAAPIGATALVDDGLLFLTATVYRPDGTEKLTASHAATPDSLSAAHLDEAAQDVGARVVAELLEAGAASLAPLGSDR; encoded by the coding sequence GGCAGCGCGCTGGCGGTCGCGCAGACGACGGCCGTCGCCGAGTCCATCGCTCGCGCGACCGGGCTGGATGTCGAACTCGTCACGGTGACCACCCACGGCGACACGTCGCGCGAGTCGCTGGCTCAACTCGGCGGCACGGGCGTGTTCGCGACCGCCCTGCGCGACGCCCTGCACGCCGGCGAGGTCGACCTCGTCGTGCACTCGCTCAAGGACCTCCCGACCGCGCCGGCACCCGGGCTCGTCATCGGTGCCGTCCCCAAGCGGGCCGATGCCCGCGACACGCTCGCCGCGCGCGAGGGTCTGACGCTCGAGACACTCCCCGGGGGCGCCCGCGTGGGCACGGGGTCTCCCCGCCGCGTCGCCCAGCTGAAGTCCCAGCGCCCCGACCTCGACGTCGTCGACCTGCGCGGCAACGTCGACACGCGCCTCCGCATGGTGGCCGACGGTGAGCTGGATGCGGTGGTGCTCGCCGCCGCGGGCCTCAGCCGTCTCGGCCGTCTCGACGCCGTGACCGACTACTTCCCGCTGTCGCTCGTCCCGACCGCTCCCGGCCAGGGAGCGCTCGCGCTCGAAGTCCGCGCCGGAGACGAGAAGGGCCGCGGTCCGATCGCCCGGGCGCTCTCTGCGGTCGACCACGTCACCACGCATGCGTCGGTGACCGCCGAACGGCACGTGCTCGCCGGTCTCGAGGCCGGATGCGCCGCTCCCATCGGCGCGACTGCGCTGGTCGACGACGGCCTGCTCTTCCTCACGGCGACCGTGTACCGGCCCGACGGCACGGAGAAGCTCACCGCATCCCACGCCGCCACCCCCGACTCGCTGAGCGCCGCCCATCTCGACGAGGCCGCACAGGATGTGGGCGCCCGCGTCGTCGCAGAGCTGCTGGAGGCCGGGGCCGCGTCGCTTGCTCCACTCGGGAGCGATCGATGA
- a CDS encoding ROK family transcriptional regulator produces MATQRRTPGSQTSLREANRARIVDAIKKHGGLTQVELAGATGLSPATVSNIVKELSTSGVLHTTQSIRSGRRAQHVTLAHALGLVVGVHFSTRHLRVALADVAHTVVAENHMPLARDHRADNELDKVSLLLNDMLESVDASRDDLLAVGIAVPAPIDRATGTIARSGIMRGWDGVVIAESMERRIKRPVFVDNAANLAALGESRFGAGRGKRNTITIDVGDGIGAGLLLNGQLFRGNHGVAGEFGHTTIRENGPLCRCGNRGCLEALAGGPAILDELRDHLGSLKLGDVVLQAMAGDARCIRAIGDAGRHIGVATANLCNLIDPERVIVGGELSRAGELLLGPMRHAVERSIIVNPDLMPDIVQAQLGMRAAALGAVAYAVDCVSISPDGVTF; encoded by the coding sequence GTGGCAACGCAGCGACGAACTCCGGGTTCGCAGACTTCACTTCGTGAAGCCAACCGAGCCCGCATCGTCGACGCCATCAAGAAGCACGGAGGCCTCACGCAGGTCGAACTGGCAGGGGCGACGGGGCTCTCGCCCGCGACCGTGTCGAACATCGTCAAAGAGCTCTCGACCTCCGGCGTCCTGCATACGACGCAGAGCATCCGCTCGGGCCGGCGCGCGCAGCACGTCACGCTGGCGCACGCGCTCGGCCTTGTCGTCGGCGTGCACTTCTCGACACGGCACCTGCGCGTCGCGCTGGCGGACGTCGCCCACACCGTCGTGGCCGAGAACCACATGCCGCTCGCCCGTGACCACCGCGCCGACAACGAGCTCGACAAGGTCTCGCTGCTCCTGAACGACATGCTCGAATCGGTGGATGCGTCCCGCGACGACCTGCTCGCCGTCGGGATCGCGGTCCCCGCTCCGATCGATCGGGCGACCGGGACGATCGCCCGCAGCGGCATCATGCGCGGCTGGGACGGCGTCGTGATCGCCGAGTCGATGGAACGCCGGATCAAGCGTCCGGTCTTCGTGGACAACGCCGCCAACCTCGCGGCGCTCGGCGAGTCGCGGTTCGGTGCGGGGCGCGGCAAGCGCAACACGATCACGATCGACGTCGGCGACGGGATCGGGGCCGGCCTGCTGCTCAACGGCCAGCTGTTCCGCGGGAACCACGGCGTCGCCGGCGAGTTCGGCCACACCACGATCCGCGAGAACGGACCGCTCTGCCGCTGCGGGAACCGCGGGTGCCTCGAAGCGCTGGCGGGCGGCCCCGCCATCCTGGACGAGCTGCGCGACCACCTCGGGAGCCTCAAGCTCGGCGACGTCGTGCTGCAGGCGATGGCGGGCGATGCGCGCTGCATCCGCGCAATCGGCGACGCCGGACGCCACATCGGCGTCGCGACGGCCAACCTCTGCAACCTGATCGACCCGGAGCGCGTGATCGTCGGAGGGGAGCTGTCCCGAGCGGGAGAGCTTCTGCTCGGCCCGATGCGGCACGCGGTGGAGCGCTCGATCATCGTCAATCCCGACCTCATGCCGGACATCGTCCAGGCTCAGCTCGGGATGCGCGCCGCCGCCCTCGGGGCGGTCGCGTACGCCGTCGACTGCGTCTCGATCTCGCCGGACGGCGTCACGTTCTGA
- a CDS encoding sugar ABC transporter substrate-binding protein encodes MKIATKRAVIASAAILLTAVTLTACSNGSGNGSGGGSTGDAANAQIGLLLPDSVTARYEAADKPFFEAKVKELCSGCKVLYANADGDASKQQQQAESMLTQGVKVLVLDPFDGEAAASIVGEAKAKNVPVISYDRLINSPDSDYYISFDNEKVGQLQGQALVDKLKKDGVPSGSGILMVNGSPTDNNATLFKKGAHSVIDSSGYKVLAEYDTPGWDPAKAQDWVSGQVSQFKDQIKGVYAANDGTGGGAIAAMKAANLSPFPPVTGQDAELAGIQRILAGDQYMTVYKAIKPEAEKAAELAVGLTKGDKPKGDTTVKTAGGAGIQSFLLTPVSVTTDNIESTVVKDEFYGSDSAAKICTADYKAACDKYGIK; translated from the coding sequence ATGAAGATCGCCACCAAGAGAGCGGTCATCGCGTCGGCCGCGATCCTGCTCACAGCCGTCACCCTCACAGCGTGTTCGAACGGATCCGGAAACGGGTCCGGCGGAGGAAGCACCGGCGACGCCGCCAACGCCCAGATCGGTCTGCTCCTTCCGGACTCGGTCACCGCCCGCTACGAGGCGGCCGACAAGCCCTTCTTCGAGGCGAAGGTCAAGGAGCTCTGCTCCGGCTGCAAGGTCCTCTACGCGAACGCCGACGGAGACGCCAGCAAGCAGCAGCAGCAGGCGGAGTCGATGCTCACCCAGGGCGTCAAGGTCCTCGTCCTCGACCCGTTCGACGGCGAGGCCGCCGCATCCATCGTGGGTGAGGCCAAGGCCAAGAACGTCCCTGTCATTTCCTACGACCGCCTGATCAACAGCCCCGACAGCGACTACTACATCTCGTTCGACAACGAGAAGGTCGGCCAGCTGCAGGGACAGGCCCTCGTCGACAAGCTCAAGAAGGATGGCGTCCCCTCGGGCAGCGGCATCCTCATGGTCAACGGATCCCCGACCGACAACAACGCCACCCTCTTCAAGAAGGGCGCGCACAGCGTCATCGACTCCAGCGGCTACAAGGTGCTGGCCGAGTACGACACCCCCGGATGGGACCCCGCAAAGGCCCAGGACTGGGTGTCCGGTCAGGTCTCGCAGTTCAAGGACCAGATCAAGGGCGTCTACGCGGCCAACGACGGCACCGGTGGCGGCGCCATCGCGGCTATGAAGGCTGCCAACCTGAGCCCGTTCCCGCCCGTCACCGGGCAGGACGCCGAGCTCGCGGGCATCCAGCGCATCCTCGCCGGCGACCAGTACATGACCGTGTACAAGGCCATCAAGCCGGAGGCCGAGAAGGCCGCGGAACTCGCGGTCGGTCTCACCAAGGGTGACAAGCCCAAGGGCGACACCACGGTGAAGACCGCGGGCGGCGCAGGCATCCAGTCCTTCCTGCTGACCCCGGTGTCGGTGACGACGGACAACATCGAGAGCACGGTCGTCAAGGACGAGTTCTACGGCTCGGACTCGGCGGCCAAGATCTGCACCGCCGACTACAAGGCCGCGTGCGACAAGTACGGCATCAAGTAA
- a CDS encoding uroporphyrinogen-III synthase → MTNTAPTPKPLAGWRVLVPRGGPWGDSVAADLRAKGASPVVAAMINFAPTADASALEAALARLAKGEFDWMTVTSATTVDVLSAQRAVVPPTTRVAAVGETTAAALAAAGYHVDLVPSEDNSARGLLAEWEAATQGAFPLRILTLRSEIAKPLLTEGLRRIGHDVESVVAYRTVGVPVPENVITDVRDGLVQAILVTSGSVAEQVQKQLGPVPESTLIAAIGPQTARDARSFGLRVDVIAAERTAASLIDAVVQVAQARARDADDS, encoded by the coding sequence ATGACCAATACCGCTCCGACCCCGAAGCCGCTCGCCGGCTGGCGCGTGCTCGTGCCGCGCGGCGGTCCGTGGGGCGACTCGGTCGCCGCCGACCTGCGGGCGAAGGGCGCATCGCCGGTCGTCGCCGCGATGATCAACTTCGCGCCGACGGCGGACGCCTCAGCACTCGAGGCGGCCCTCGCCCGGCTGGCGAAGGGCGAGTTCGACTGGATGACGGTCACGAGCGCCACGACGGTGGATGTGCTCAGCGCCCAGCGCGCCGTCGTCCCGCCCACGACACGGGTCGCCGCGGTGGGCGAGACCACCGCCGCCGCACTCGCCGCCGCCGGCTATCACGTCGACCTGGTGCCGTCGGAGGACAACTCCGCCCGCGGCCTGCTCGCCGAATGGGAGGCGGCCACCCAGGGCGCGTTCCCCTTGCGCATCCTCACCCTCCGCTCCGAGATCGCGAAGCCCCTCCTCACCGAGGGGCTGCGTCGCATCGGGCACGATGTCGAATCGGTCGTCGCTTATCGGACCGTCGGGGTGCCTGTTCCCGAGAACGTCATCACCGACGTGCGCGACGGGCTCGTGCAGGCGATCCTGGTCACCAGCGGCTCGGTCGCCGAGCAGGTGCAGAAACAGCTTGGCCCCGTCCCGGAGTCGACGCTGATCGCGGCCATCGGTCCGCAGACCGCGCGCGATGCCCGCTCCTTCGGCCTCCGGGTCGATGTCATCGCGGCCGAGCGCACCGCCGCATCCCTCATCGACGCGGTCGTGCAGGTCGCGCAGGCGCGCGCCCGCGACGCCGACGACTCCTGA
- the hemL gene encoding glutamate-1-semialdehyde 2,1-aminomutase translates to MNDENEQQFERAQRVIPGGVNSPVRAFRSVGGTPRFLVSASGPYVTDADGREYVDLVASWGPAILGHAHPAVVDAVQQAAARGLSFGASTPAETELAEAVIGRVPFIEKLRLVSTGTEATMSAIRLARGFTGRPLLIKFAGHYHGHSDSLLAEAGSGLATLALPGSAGVTEATAAQTIVLPYNDLDAVRAVFEAQGPDIAAVITEAAAANMGVVPPDAGFNAALTDLAHEFGALLILDEVLTGFRVSDAGFWGLDRGYTPDLVTFGKVIGGGMPLAALGGRAELMDFLAPAGPVYQAGTLSGNPVAVAAGLATLANADEAVYDRLDTVAETVSSGVSDALSDAGVAHRVQHAGNLFSVVFGDFDRAPRTYAEVQRQEAYRYRAFFHAMLDQGVSLPPSVFEAWFVTAAHDAAAVDRILNALPAAARAAAAATPAV, encoded by the coding sequence ATGAACGACGAGAACGAGCAGCAGTTCGAGCGGGCGCAGCGCGTCATCCCGGGCGGTGTGAACTCGCCGGTTCGCGCCTTCCGCTCGGTCGGCGGAACCCCGCGCTTCCTGGTGTCGGCCTCCGGGCCGTACGTCACCGACGCGGACGGCCGCGAGTACGTCGACCTGGTCGCGTCGTGGGGTCCGGCGATCCTCGGCCACGCCCATCCTGCCGTCGTGGATGCGGTACAGCAGGCGGCCGCGCGCGGCCTGTCCTTCGGCGCGTCGACCCCCGCCGAGACCGAGCTCGCCGAGGCCGTGATCGGCCGTGTCCCGTTCATCGAGAAGCTGCGGCTGGTGTCCACCGGCACCGAGGCGACGATGAGCGCCATCCGCCTCGCCCGCGGGTTCACGGGCCGGCCGCTGCTCATCAAGTTCGCCGGGCACTATCACGGCCATTCGGACAGCCTGCTGGCCGAGGCCGGTTCGGGTCTTGCCACCCTCGCCCTCCCCGGCTCTGCGGGCGTGACCGAGGCGACGGCCGCCCAGACGATCGTGCTCCCGTACAACGATCTGGATGCGGTGCGCGCGGTCTTCGAGGCGCAGGGCCCCGACATCGCCGCCGTCATCACCGAGGCCGCCGCCGCCAACATGGGCGTCGTCCCGCCGGACGCGGGCTTCAACGCCGCGCTGACCGACCTCGCCCACGAGTTCGGCGCTCTGCTCATCCTCGACGAGGTGCTGACCGGTTTCCGCGTCAGCGACGCCGGCTTCTGGGGGCTCGACCGCGGCTACACGCCCGACCTGGTGACGTTCGGCAAGGTCATCGGCGGCGGGATGCCGCTGGCGGCCCTCGGCGGACGCGCGGAGCTCATGGACTTCCTCGCGCCGGCCGGTCCGGTGTACCAGGCGGGCACCCTCTCCGGGAACCCGGTCGCGGTCGCCGCCGGTCTCGCCACGCTGGCGAACGCCGACGAGGCCGTCTACGACCGCCTCGATACTGTCGCGGAGACGGTGTCGTCGGGGGTCTCGGATGCGCTCTCGGACGCCGGAGTCGCCCACCGGGTGCAGCACGCGGGCAACCTGTTCAGCGTCGTCTTCGGCGACTTCGACCGGGCCCCACGCACGTACGCGGAAGTGCAGCGGCAGGAGGCGTACCGCTACCGTGCGTTCTTCCACGCGATGCTCGACCAGGGCGTCTCGCTGCCGCCGAGCGTCTTCGAGGCGTGGTTCGTCACCGCTGCGCACGACGCGGCAGCCGTCGACCGCATCCTGAACGCCCTCCCGGCCGCCGCCCGCGCCGCGGCCGCCGCCACGCCCGCCGTCTAA
- a CDS encoding ATP-binding cassette domain-containing protein, with amino-acid sequence MESAIVDEERSSRRPVLSLRGVSKGFGAVQALTGIHLDVYPGEVVALVGDNGAGKSTLVKILAGVHPQDAGTIEFDGQEVNIPSPAASRQLGIATVFQDLALCDNLDVVSNLFLGREISKGTLDEEEMEKRSWSLLRQLSARIPSVRIAVASLSGGQRQTVAIARSLIGDPRVVILDEPTAALGVAQTAEVLNLIERLRERGLGVILISHNMADVQAVADRVAVLRLGRNNGDFRVPEVSYEEIISAITGATDNVVVRRAERLMEAEESPERSPEA; translated from the coding sequence ATGGAATCCGCGATCGTGGACGAGGAGCGGTCCTCCCGCCGTCCCGTCCTCTCCCTGCGGGGGGTCTCGAAAGGGTTCGGCGCCGTCCAAGCGCTCACCGGCATCCACCTCGACGTCTACCCCGGAGAGGTCGTCGCCCTGGTCGGCGACAACGGCGCCGGCAAGTCGACGCTCGTCAAGATCCTCGCCGGCGTCCACCCGCAGGACGCGGGGACGATCGAGTTCGACGGCCAGGAGGTGAACATCCCCTCGCCCGCCGCCTCCCGGCAGCTCGGCATCGCCACCGTCTTCCAGGACCTCGCCCTGTGCGACAACCTCGACGTGGTCTCCAACCTCTTCCTCGGTCGCGAGATCAGCAAGGGAACGCTCGACGAGGAGGAGATGGAGAAGCGGTCGTGGAGCCTGCTCCGGCAGCTGTCGGCCCGCATCCCCTCGGTCCGCATCGCGGTCGCTTCGCTCTCCGGCGGACAGCGGCAGACCGTCGCGATCGCCCGATCGCTGATCGGCGACCCCCGCGTCGTCATCCTCGACGAGCCGACCGCCGCCCTCGGCGTCGCGCAGACCGCCGAGGTGCTCAACCTCATCGAGCGGCTGCGCGAGCGCGGGCTCGGCGTCATCCTGATCAGCCACAACATGGCCGACGTGCAGGCCGTCGCCGACCGCGTCGCGGTGCTGCGCCTCGGCCGCAACAACGGCGACTTCCGCGTGCCGGAGGTCAGCTACGAGGAGATCATCTCCGCCATCACCGGCGCGACCGACAACGTCGTGGTGCGTCGCGCCGAACGGCTCATGGAGGCCGAAGAATCCCCCGAACGGAGCCCGGAAGCATGA